Part of the Niallia alba genome is shown below.
CGAAAATTGCCGATGGTACATTCAAAATCGCTAACTCAAGTGAGGCAGAAAAGGTAAAAGATAAGCAGGAGCTTAGCCGCGATGAAATGAGTAAAATCCTTGGACAGGTTACGACAAACTGGGATCCAAATGAAGCGAAAAATAAAGCCCAAACACATTTAACTGCAGTTGATACCGAGATGAAGGGTGATGTCGCTGTATTAGCACCAAACGATGGTACAGCACGTGCAATCGCAGATGTATTTGCTTCAGATGGTGATATTTCAAGCTATTTTGTAACAGGTCAAGATGCAGAAAAAGCATCTATTCAATATGTGATTGATGGAAAGCAATCCATGACTGTATTTAAAGATGTTCGCACATTAGTAACCGATGCAATGGGAATTGCCATTGATATCTTAGATGGAAAAACACCAGAAACTACAGGTTCTTATGATAATGGAGAGATCGATGTAAAAGCAAAACAAACAGACGTTATCGTCGTGGATAAAGATAATGTCCAAAAAGAATTAATTGACTCTGATTATTACGAAGCAAGCGAATTTACAGGATTAAAGTAATTTTTAAAAGGGATTAACCAAAAAGTCGACCTCACTTGATGTAATCCATGGAAATTATAAAGTGGATAGATTAAGTGGGGATCGACCCTTTAACCCATTCCCATTAAGATGCAAAGGAGGAAGAAAATGAGTGAATATATTCTCGAAATGAATGGGATTACAAAGGAATTTACAGGAGTTAAGGCATTAAGTGATGTGAATTTCAAAGTTGAAAAAGGAGAAATACATTGTTTAATCGGGGAAAATGGTGCGGGCAAATCGACTTTAATGAAAGTTTTAAGTGGAGTACATCCCTATGGAACATATGATGGAGACATTGTGTTCGAAGATGAAATTCAGCAGTTTCATCGAATTAGTGACAGTGTAAAAACAGGTATTGTTATTATTTATCAAGAGCTTGCATTATTTCCAGATTTAACGGTATATGAAAATATTTTTGCCGGCAATGAAGTCAAACAGGGTGGAGTTATTAACTGGAATCAAACAATTGTACAATCAAAGAAATTATTAGAAAAGGTGAAATTAGATGTCGCTCCAGACACGCTTGTTAAAGATTTAAGTGTAGGAAAAAGACAGCTAATTGAAATTGCAAAAGCATTAAGTAAAGATGTAAAACTTCTAATTTTGGATGAACCGACAGCAGCATTAAACGAAGATGACAGTGACAACTTACTCCAATTATTAAAGGAACTAAAGAAGCAAGGGATTACCTGTATTATGATTTCCCATAAGTTAAAGGAAGTTATCTCGATAGCAGACAAAGCAACTGTTCTTCGTGATGGGAAAACAATTTGTACATTAGATGCTGCACAAGGAGAAATTACAGAAAATATTATTATAAAAAATATGGTTGGTAGAGAAATAGAAGATATTTATCCGAAACGAGATAAGAAGGTAAAAGGAGAATCTGTTTTAGAGTTGAAAAATTGGAGTGCTTATGATCCTCAAATAGGGCGGGAAGTAGTAAAGAATATTAACCTTCATGTAAAGAAAGGTGAAATTGTTGGAATTGCAGGCCTAATGGGATCAGGACGAACAGAACTCGCATTAAGTATTTTTGGTAATGCTAAATCGTATAAAATTCAAGGGGAAATGTTGCTGGATGGGCAGACGCAAAAGCTTAAACACACGAGTGATGCCATTCAAGCAGGAATTGCATATGTAACAGAAGACCGTAAAGGAGATGGATTATTCTTGCTGCAAGACATTAAGAGTAATATCTCCGCTGCTAATTTGAAAGGAATTGCGCAAAAGGGAGTCATTAATCAAAACGAAGAAATTAAGATTGCAGATTCCTATAAAAAGTCGCTTCATATAAAAGCTTCATCTCTTGAACAGCTAGCTGGTAATTTAAGTGGAGGAAACCAGCAAAAAGTATCCCTTGGTAAGTGGCTATTTGTGGCTCCGAAACTATTAATCTTAGATGAACCGACTCGCGGAATTGATGTCGGAGCAAAATTTGAAATTTATAGTGTGATGAATAAGTTAATCGAAGAGGGGTTAAGCATCATCATGATTTCATCAGAGTTAGGAGAGGTACTTGGCATGAGTGACCGAGTATATGTCATGGCGCAAACAGAGATGAAAGGTGAATTGAATATAGAAGAAGCAAATCAAGAAAAAATTATGCAGCTGGCCACACAATAGGAGGGTGGGAAGAAGATGTATCAAGAAGCAAAGACACTTATTCGAGCAAATATTCGTGAATACGGAATGTATATTGCTTTGTTTGTTATTATTCTAGTATTTACAATTATGACAGACGGACTATTTATTTCTTCACGTAATATAAGCAACTTACTAGATTCAGCAGGATATATAGCAGTGCTCGCTGTTGCAATGACGCTAATAATTGTTATTCGTCATATCGATTTATCTGTTGGATTTGTTGCTGGATTTCTCGGTGCTATTGCAGCGATTCTATTAACACAGGCAGGTGTTCCTGTCTATATCGCGATTCCGATTATTCTTATTCTTGGAATTTTAGTAGGTTTGTTTAATGGCCTTTTAGTAGCCCAAGTAGGAATACCGTCATTTGTTGCAACCTTAGCTGGTATGTTGATTTTTCGCGGTGCGTTGCTACAGGTGACAGAGAAGACGGGAACGATTATTATTCAAAATGATGCATTCAATGCGATTGGTAATGGATATATTCCATCGTTATTGGAAGTAAATGGATTGCATCTGTTATCTCTATTAGTGGGATTAGCTGGAATTCTTGTTTATATTTATAGTGAAATATCTAATAGAAATAATAAGCTGAAGTATAAGTTCGATGTTCTTTCTAAACCAATGTTCCTTTTAAAACTAGCATTTGTTTCTGTCATTATTGCCTATATTACATGGAT
Proteins encoded:
- a CDS encoding sugar ABC transporter permease: MYQEAKTLIRANIREYGMYIALFVIILVFTIMTDGLFISSRNISNLLDSAGYIAVLAVAMTLIIVIRHIDLSVGFVAGFLGAIAAILLTQAGVPVYIAIPIILILGILVGLFNGLLVAQVGIPSFVATLAGMLIFRGALLQVTEKTGTIIIQNDAFNAIGNGYIPSLLEVNGLHLLSLLVGLAGILVYIYSEISNRNNKLKYKFDVLSKPMFLLKLAFVSVIIAYITWILAGYNGFSWTVVIMLAVVFVYHFLTTKTVLGRHIYAVGSNPEAAHLSGINVKKITYIVFGSMGMMAALSGILFTARLQSATTTAGTLFELDAIAAAYVGGVSAAGGVGKVTGAIIGAIVMASLSSGMNLLGVGISYQYMIRGGVLAGAVIFDVMTRKSK
- a CDS encoding sugar ABC transporter substrate-binding protein, with the protein product MKRWKSISLLLVVMLIAALMGACSNSTGGSSNKISVGIVLPTKDEPRWVQDEQRFKDALKDSEYTTEILFSQGSSAKEKENVETLINKGIDVLIITPQDGAAAAAAVEAAKKDDIKVISYDRLITDTDAVDYYVTFDSVAVGAAQGQYLIDHSEGKEVPLYLYAGAASDNNAFLFFEGAWSVLQPKIADGTFKIANSSEAEKVKDKQELSRDEMSKILGQVTTNWDPNEAKNKAQTHLTAVDTEMKGDVAVLAPNDGTARAIADVFASDGDISSYFVTGQDAEKASIQYVIDGKQSMTVFKDVRTLVTDAMGIAIDILDGKTPETTGSYDNGEIDVKAKQTDVIVVDKDNVQKELIDSDYYEASEFTGLK
- a CDS encoding sugar ABC transporter ATP-binding protein, coding for MSEYILEMNGITKEFTGVKALSDVNFKVEKGEIHCLIGENGAGKSTLMKVLSGVHPYGTYDGDIVFEDEIQQFHRISDSVKTGIVIIYQELALFPDLTVYENIFAGNEVKQGGVINWNQTIVQSKKLLEKVKLDVAPDTLVKDLSVGKRQLIEIAKALSKDVKLLILDEPTAALNEDDSDNLLQLLKELKKQGITCIMISHKLKEVISIADKATVLRDGKTICTLDAAQGEITENIIIKNMVGREIEDIYPKRDKKVKGESVLELKNWSAYDPQIGREVVKNINLHVKKGEIVGIAGLMGSGRTELALSIFGNAKSYKIQGEMLLDGQTQKLKHTSDAIQAGIAYVTEDRKGDGLFLLQDIKSNISAANLKGIAQKGVINQNEEIKIADSYKKSLHIKASSLEQLAGNLSGGNQQKVSLGKWLFVAPKLLILDEPTRGIDVGAKFEIYSVMNKLIEEGLSIIMISSELGEVLGMSDRVYVMAQTEMKGELNIEEANQEKIMQLATQ